In Salmo salar chromosome ssa15, Ssal_v3.1, whole genome shotgun sequence, one genomic interval encodes:
- the ap180 gene encoding clathrin coat assembly protein AP180 isoform X9, which translates to MSGQTLTDRIAAAQYQLTGSEVSRAVCKATTHEVMAPKKKHLEYLISATNATNVNIPQMADTLFERATNASWIVVFKALVTTHHMCVHGNERFIQYLASRTALFNLSNFIDKTGSHGYDMSTFIRRYGRYLNERAFAYRQMAFDFTKVKKGAEGVMRTMAPDKLLKGMPVLQTQIDTLLEFDVHPKELNNPIINAAFLLLFKDLVKLFASYNDGVINLLEKYFKMKKSDCKEALEIYKRFLTRVTKIGEFMKLAETVGVEKNDIPDINYAPSSILESLETHMNSLEGKKGEGSPTKGSPTNNVSPTSTPAKSAAAVPTLVPPPEEATDSLLDLDPLSSSGPSAGASAAPMSWGDLLGSDAFSTPAPASDASAAAEGGAPASTPTPAADAAADPFAPTGSSSNAVGPGLDLFAMMPMENNCFNSVAPPPAPSSTIAAPIPPTTLSTDLFSAMFDSMPDPSFTKADPAPSVDMFGAADAFSSPAPFLSSDPPTDKGAIMDMFGDSTGGEAQPAAPAAASGAELMAAFDGLGDVLMPAMTPQTGAASSPVKHMGGDLDATMASMASNLGMGSQKTGENTMGSGGWSTPQVAPPSWGAPMNVPMGSPSFMGSYQGFSMGGAAGAGAPMMPMVRPGFGAPAAPGAPMGSPGMAGSPRRPPPPKNALDDLNIKDFM; encoded by the exons ATGTCGGGGCAGACGCTCACGGATCGTATTGCCGCTGCGCAGTACCAGTTGACGGGATCAGAGGTGTCTCGCGCCGTCTGCAAAGCCACCACTCACGAGGTGATGGCGCCCAAGAAAAAGCACCTGGAAT ATCTGATATCGGCCACCAATGCGACCAACGTGAACATCCCTCAGATGGCCGACACTCTGTTTGAGAGGGCCACCAACGCCAGCTGGATTGTCGTCTTCAAGGCCCTAGTCACCACACACCACATGTGTGTCCATGGAAACGAG AGGTTCATCCAGTACCTGGCCTCCAGGACCGCTCTGTTCAACCTCAGCAACTTTATCGACAAAACAGGCTCCCACG GCTATGACATGTCTACGTTCATCAGACGTTACGGCCGCTACCTCAATGAGAGGGCCTTCGCCTATCGCCAGATGGCTTTCGACTTCACCAAAGTCAAGAAGGG TGCTGAAGGGGTGATGAGGACAATGGCTCCAGACAAGCTGTTAAAAGGCATGCCCGTCCTGCAGACCCAGATCGACACACTGCTGGAGTTTGAT gtcCACCCCAAGGAGCTGAATAACCCTATCATCAACGCAGCGTTCCTGCTGCTCTTCAAGGATCTGGTCAAGCTGTTTGCCTCCTACAACGATGGGGTCATTAATCTATTAG AGAAATACTTTAAGATGAAGAAGAGCGACTGCAAGGAGGCCTTGGAGATCTATAAGAGGTTCCTGACCAGGGTCACCAAGATCGGAGAGTTCATGAAGCTCGCTGAG ACAGTCGGTGTCGAAAAAAATGACATTCCAGACATCAACTAT GCTCCCAGTAGCATCCTGGAGTCTCTGGAGACACACATGAACAGCTTGGAGGGGAAGAAGGG TGAAGG GTCTCCAACAAAG GGGTCCCCCACCAATAACGTGTCCCCGACCTCCACCCCCGCCAAATCTGCAGCCGCCGTGCCCACCCTAGTGCCGCCACCCGAAGAAGCCACTGA ttctctgttGGATCTggaccctctgtcctcctctggtcCGTCAGCAGGAGCCTCAGCAGCCCCTATGTCCTGGGGAG ACCTCCTTGGATCAG ATGCGTTTTCGACCCCTGCTCCCGCCTCTGATGCCTCTGCTGCTGCCGAGGGCGGGGCTCCGGCCTCCACGCCAACCCCAGCTGCCGACGCTGCAGCCG ACCCCTTTGCCCCCACTGGTAGCAGCTCAAATGCAGTAGGCCCAGGGCTGGACCTGTTTGCCATGATGCCAATGGAGAacaactgctttaactcagtggcgccccctcctgcccCCTCATCCACCATCGCAGCACCCATCCCCCCTACCACCCTATCGACAGACCTCTTCAGTG CTATGTTTGATTCAATGCCAGATCCAAGCTTCACCAAAGCAGACCCTGCCCCCAGTGTTGACATGTTTGGAGCAG CAGATGCATTCTCCTCCCCtgcccccttcctctcctcagaCCCCCCAACGGACAAGGGGGCGATCATGGACATGTTTGGGG ACTCCACCGGTGGAGAAGCCCAACCTGCTGCACCTGCAGCTGCCTCTGGTGCTGAGCTGATGGCAG CGTTTGATGGTCTAGGGGATGTGTTGATGCCTGCTATGACGCCCCAGACTGGGGCCGCCTCGTCTCCAGTTAAACATATGGGAGGGGACCTCGACGCCACCATGGCTAGCATGGCTAGCA aTCTGGGAATGGGGAGCCAAAAAAC GGGGGAGAACACGATGGGAAGTGGAGGCTGGTCAACTCCTCAGGTAGCTCCTCCCAGTTGGGGCGCTCCCATG AACGTTCCAATGGGATCCCCTTCTTTTATGGGGTCTTACCAAGGATTCAGCATG ggtggGGCGGCCGGCGCTGGAGCTCCCATGATGCCCATGGTTAGGCCAGGCTTTGGAGCCCCTGCAGCCCCAGGAGCAccg ATGGGATCGCCAGGGATGGCCGGGAGCCCGAGGAGGCCTCCGCCCCCCAAGAATGCCCTGGATGACCTCAACATCAAGGACTTCATGTAA
- the ap180 gene encoding clathrin coat assembly protein AP180 isoform X1, protein MSGQTLTDRIAAAQYQLTGSEVSRAVCKATTHEVMAPKKKHLEYLISATNATNVNIPQMADTLFERATNASWIVVFKALVTTHHMCVHGNERFIQYLASRTALFNLSNFIDKTGSHGYDMSTFIRRYGRYLNERAFAYRQMAFDFTKVKKGAEGVMRTMAPDKLLKGMPVLQTQIDTLLEFDVHPKELNNPIINAAFLLLFKDLVKLFASYNDGVINLLEKYFKMKKSDCKEALEIYKRFLTRVTKIGEFMKLAETVGVEKNDIPDINYAPSSILESLETHMNSLEGKKGEGSPTKGSPTNNVSPTSTPAKSAAAVPTLVPPPEEATDSLLDLDPLSSSGPSAGASAAPMSWGDLLGSEMGESMLPDPTLAVDTAPSPAGVTPTPVAAEPGVTLAPPPSAAATTSPGATNMDLLGDAFSTPAPASDASAAAEGGAPASTPTPAADAAADPFAPTGSSSNAVGPGLDLFAMMPMENNCFNSVAPPPAPSSTIAAPIPPTTLSTDLFSAMFDSMPDPSFTKADPAPSVDMFGAADAFSSPAPFLSSDPPTDKGAIMDMFGDSTGGEAQPAAPAAASGAELMAAFDGLGDVLMPAMTPQTGAASSPVKHMGGDLDATMASMASNLGMGSQKTGENTMGSGGWSTPQVAPPSWGAPMNVPMGSPSFMGSYQGFSMGGAAGAGAPMMPMVRPGFGAPAAPGAPMGSPGMAGSPRRPPPPKNALDDLNIKDFM, encoded by the exons ATGTCGGGGCAGACGCTCACGGATCGTATTGCCGCTGCGCAGTACCAGTTGACGGGATCAGAGGTGTCTCGCGCCGTCTGCAAAGCCACCACTCACGAGGTGATGGCGCCCAAGAAAAAGCACCTGGAAT ATCTGATATCGGCCACCAATGCGACCAACGTGAACATCCCTCAGATGGCCGACACTCTGTTTGAGAGGGCCACCAACGCCAGCTGGATTGTCGTCTTCAAGGCCCTAGTCACCACACACCACATGTGTGTCCATGGAAACGAG AGGTTCATCCAGTACCTGGCCTCCAGGACCGCTCTGTTCAACCTCAGCAACTTTATCGACAAAACAGGCTCCCACG GCTATGACATGTCTACGTTCATCAGACGTTACGGCCGCTACCTCAATGAGAGGGCCTTCGCCTATCGCCAGATGGCTTTCGACTTCACCAAAGTCAAGAAGGG TGCTGAAGGGGTGATGAGGACAATGGCTCCAGACAAGCTGTTAAAAGGCATGCCCGTCCTGCAGACCCAGATCGACACACTGCTGGAGTTTGAT gtcCACCCCAAGGAGCTGAATAACCCTATCATCAACGCAGCGTTCCTGCTGCTCTTCAAGGATCTGGTCAAGCTGTTTGCCTCCTACAACGATGGGGTCATTAATCTATTAG AGAAATACTTTAAGATGAAGAAGAGCGACTGCAAGGAGGCCTTGGAGATCTATAAGAGGTTCCTGACCAGGGTCACCAAGATCGGAGAGTTCATGAAGCTCGCTGAG ACAGTCGGTGTCGAAAAAAATGACATTCCAGACATCAACTAT GCTCCCAGTAGCATCCTGGAGTCTCTGGAGACACACATGAACAGCTTGGAGGGGAAGAAGGG TGAAGG GTCTCCAACAAAG GGGTCCCCCACCAATAACGTGTCCCCGACCTCCACCCCCGCCAAATCTGCAGCCGCCGTGCCCACCCTAGTGCCGCCACCCGAAGAAGCCACTGA ttctctgttGGATCTggaccctctgtcctcctctggtcCGTCAGCAGGAGCCTCAGCAGCCCCTATGTCCTGGGGAG ACCTCCTTGGATCAG AAATGGGCGAGTCCATGCTTCCTGACCCCACCCTCGCTGTAGACACCGCTCCCTCTCCCGCGGGGGTAACGCCCACCCCTGTAGCCGCAGAGCCAGGAGTCACTCTGGCTCCTCCCCCTAGTGCGGCCGCCACCACCTCCCCCGGTGCGACGAATATGGATCTGCTGGGAG ATGCGTTTTCGACCCCTGCTCCCGCCTCTGATGCCTCTGCTGCTGCCGAGGGCGGGGCTCCGGCCTCCACGCCAACCCCAGCTGCCGACGCTGCAGCCG ACCCCTTTGCCCCCACTGGTAGCAGCTCAAATGCAGTAGGCCCAGGGCTGGACCTGTTTGCCATGATGCCAATGGAGAacaactgctttaactcagtggcgccccctcctgcccCCTCATCCACCATCGCAGCACCCATCCCCCCTACCACCCTATCGACAGACCTCTTCAGTG CTATGTTTGATTCAATGCCAGATCCAAGCTTCACCAAAGCAGACCCTGCCCCCAGTGTTGACATGTTTGGAGCAG CAGATGCATTCTCCTCCCCtgcccccttcctctcctcagaCCCCCCAACGGACAAGGGGGCGATCATGGACATGTTTGGGG ACTCCACCGGTGGAGAAGCCCAACCTGCTGCACCTGCAGCTGCCTCTGGTGCTGAGCTGATGGCAG CGTTTGATGGTCTAGGGGATGTGTTGATGCCTGCTATGACGCCCCAGACTGGGGCCGCCTCGTCTCCAGTTAAACATATGGGAGGGGACCTCGACGCCACCATGGCTAGCATGGCTAGCA aTCTGGGAATGGGGAGCCAAAAAAC GGGGGAGAACACGATGGGAAGTGGAGGCTGGTCAACTCCTCAGGTAGCTCCTCCCAGTTGGGGCGCTCCCATG AACGTTCCAATGGGATCCCCTTCTTTTATGGGGTCTTACCAAGGATTCAGCATG ggtggGGCGGCCGGCGCTGGAGCTCCCATGATGCCCATGGTTAGGCCAGGCTTTGGAGCCCCTGCAGCCCCAGGAGCAccg ATGGGATCGCCAGGGATGGCCGGGAGCCCGAGGAGGCCTCCGCCCCCCAAGAATGCCCTGGATGACCTCAACATCAAGGACTTCATGTAA
- the ap180 gene encoding clathrin coat assembly protein AP180 isoform X3: protein MSGQTLTDRIAAAQYQLTGSEVSRAVCKATTHEVMAPKKKHLEYLISATNATNVNIPQMADTLFERATNASWIVVFKALVTTHHMCVHGNERFIQYLASRTALFNLSNFIDKTGSHGYDMSTFIRRYGRYLNERAFAYRQMAFDFTKVKKGAEGVMRTMAPDKLLKGMPVLQTQIDTLLEFDVHPKELNNPIINAAFLLLFKDLVKLFASYNDGVINLLEKYFKMKKSDCKEALEIYKRFLTRVTKIGEFMKLAETVGVEKNDIPDINYAPSSILESLETHMNSLEGKKGEGSPTKGSPTNNVSPTSTPAKSAAAVPTLVPPPEEATDSLLDLDPLSSSGPSAGASAAPMSWGDLLGSEMGESMLPDPTLAVDTAPSPAGVTPTPVAAEPGVTLAPPPSAAATTSPGATNMDLLGDAFSTPAPASDASAAAEGGAPASTPTPAADAAADPFAPTGSSSNAVGPGLDLFAMMPMENNCFNSVAPPPAPSSTIAAPIPPTTLSTDLFSAMFDSMPDPSFTKADPAPSVDMFGAADAFSSPAPFLSSDPPTDKGAIMDMFGDSTGGEAQPAAPAAASGAELMAGDVLMPAMTPQTGAASSPVKHMGGDLDATMASMASNLGMGSQKTGENTMGSGGWSTPQVAPPSWGAPMNVPMGSPSFMGSYQGFSMGGAAGAGAPMMPMVRPGFGAPAAPGAPMGSPGMAGSPRRPPPPKNALDDLNIKDFM from the exons ATGTCGGGGCAGACGCTCACGGATCGTATTGCCGCTGCGCAGTACCAGTTGACGGGATCAGAGGTGTCTCGCGCCGTCTGCAAAGCCACCACTCACGAGGTGATGGCGCCCAAGAAAAAGCACCTGGAAT ATCTGATATCGGCCACCAATGCGACCAACGTGAACATCCCTCAGATGGCCGACACTCTGTTTGAGAGGGCCACCAACGCCAGCTGGATTGTCGTCTTCAAGGCCCTAGTCACCACACACCACATGTGTGTCCATGGAAACGAG AGGTTCATCCAGTACCTGGCCTCCAGGACCGCTCTGTTCAACCTCAGCAACTTTATCGACAAAACAGGCTCCCACG GCTATGACATGTCTACGTTCATCAGACGTTACGGCCGCTACCTCAATGAGAGGGCCTTCGCCTATCGCCAGATGGCTTTCGACTTCACCAAAGTCAAGAAGGG TGCTGAAGGGGTGATGAGGACAATGGCTCCAGACAAGCTGTTAAAAGGCATGCCCGTCCTGCAGACCCAGATCGACACACTGCTGGAGTTTGAT gtcCACCCCAAGGAGCTGAATAACCCTATCATCAACGCAGCGTTCCTGCTGCTCTTCAAGGATCTGGTCAAGCTGTTTGCCTCCTACAACGATGGGGTCATTAATCTATTAG AGAAATACTTTAAGATGAAGAAGAGCGACTGCAAGGAGGCCTTGGAGATCTATAAGAGGTTCCTGACCAGGGTCACCAAGATCGGAGAGTTCATGAAGCTCGCTGAG ACAGTCGGTGTCGAAAAAAATGACATTCCAGACATCAACTAT GCTCCCAGTAGCATCCTGGAGTCTCTGGAGACACACATGAACAGCTTGGAGGGGAAGAAGGG TGAAGG GTCTCCAACAAAG GGGTCCCCCACCAATAACGTGTCCCCGACCTCCACCCCCGCCAAATCTGCAGCCGCCGTGCCCACCCTAGTGCCGCCACCCGAAGAAGCCACTGA ttctctgttGGATCTggaccctctgtcctcctctggtcCGTCAGCAGGAGCCTCAGCAGCCCCTATGTCCTGGGGAG ACCTCCTTGGATCAG AAATGGGCGAGTCCATGCTTCCTGACCCCACCCTCGCTGTAGACACCGCTCCCTCTCCCGCGGGGGTAACGCCCACCCCTGTAGCCGCAGAGCCAGGAGTCACTCTGGCTCCTCCCCCTAGTGCGGCCGCCACCACCTCCCCCGGTGCGACGAATATGGATCTGCTGGGAG ATGCGTTTTCGACCCCTGCTCCCGCCTCTGATGCCTCTGCTGCTGCCGAGGGCGGGGCTCCGGCCTCCACGCCAACCCCAGCTGCCGACGCTGCAGCCG ACCCCTTTGCCCCCACTGGTAGCAGCTCAAATGCAGTAGGCCCAGGGCTGGACCTGTTTGCCATGATGCCAATGGAGAacaactgctttaactcagtggcgccccctcctgcccCCTCATCCACCATCGCAGCACCCATCCCCCCTACCACCCTATCGACAGACCTCTTCAGTG CTATGTTTGATTCAATGCCAGATCCAAGCTTCACCAAAGCAGACCCTGCCCCCAGTGTTGACATGTTTGGAGCAG CAGATGCATTCTCCTCCCCtgcccccttcctctcctcagaCCCCCCAACGGACAAGGGGGCGATCATGGACATGTTTGGGG ACTCCACCGGTGGAGAAGCCCAACCTGCTGCACCTGCAGCTGCCTCTGGTGCTGAGCTGATGGCAG GGGATGTGTTGATGCCTGCTATGACGCCCCAGACTGGGGCCGCCTCGTCTCCAGTTAAACATATGGGAGGGGACCTCGACGCCACCATGGCTAGCATGGCTAGCA aTCTGGGAATGGGGAGCCAAAAAAC GGGGGAGAACACGATGGGAAGTGGAGGCTGGTCAACTCCTCAGGTAGCTCCTCCCAGTTGGGGCGCTCCCATG AACGTTCCAATGGGATCCCCTTCTTTTATGGGGTCTTACCAAGGATTCAGCATG ggtggGGCGGCCGGCGCTGGAGCTCCCATGATGCCCATGGTTAGGCCAGGCTTTGGAGCCCCTGCAGCCCCAGGAGCAccg ATGGGATCGCCAGGGATGGCCGGGAGCCCGAGGAGGCCTCCGCCCCCCAAGAATGCCCTGGATGACCTCAACATCAAGGACTTCATGTAA
- the ap180 gene encoding clathrin coat assembly protein AP180 isoform X5 translates to MSGQTLTDRIAAAQYQLTGSEVSRAVCKATTHEVMAPKKKHLEYLISATNATNVNIPQMADTLFERATNASWIVVFKALVTTHHMCVHGNERFIQYLASRTALFNLSNFIDKTGSHGYDMSTFIRRYGRYLNERAFAYRQMAFDFTKVKKGAEGVMRTMAPDKLLKGMPVLQTQIDTLLEFDVHPKELNNPIINAAFLLLFKDLVKLFASYNDGVINLLEKYFKMKKSDCKEALEIYKRFLTRVTKIGEFMKLAETVGVEKNDIPDINYAPSSILESLETHMNSLEGKKGEGSPTKGSPTNNVSPTSTPAKSAAAVPTLVPPPEEATDSLLDLDPLSSSGPSAGASAAPMSWGDLLGSEMGESMLPDPTLAVDTAPSPAGVTPTPVAAEPGVTLAPPPSAAATTSPGATNMDLLGDAFSTPAPASDASAAAEGGAPASTPTPAADAAADPFAPTGSSSNAVGPGLDLFAMMPMENNCFNSVAPPPAPSSTIAAPIPPTTLSTDLFSAMFDSMPDPSFTKADPAPSVDMFGAADAFSSPAPFLSSDPPTDKGAIMDMFGDSTGGEAQPAAPAAASGAELMAAFDGLGDVLMPAMTPQTGAASSPVKHMGGDLDATMASMASNLGMGSQKTGENTMGSGGWSTPQGGAAGAGAPMMPMVRPGFGAPAAPGAPMGSPGMAGSPRRPPPPKNALDDLNIKDFM, encoded by the exons ATGTCGGGGCAGACGCTCACGGATCGTATTGCCGCTGCGCAGTACCAGTTGACGGGATCAGAGGTGTCTCGCGCCGTCTGCAAAGCCACCACTCACGAGGTGATGGCGCCCAAGAAAAAGCACCTGGAAT ATCTGATATCGGCCACCAATGCGACCAACGTGAACATCCCTCAGATGGCCGACACTCTGTTTGAGAGGGCCACCAACGCCAGCTGGATTGTCGTCTTCAAGGCCCTAGTCACCACACACCACATGTGTGTCCATGGAAACGAG AGGTTCATCCAGTACCTGGCCTCCAGGACCGCTCTGTTCAACCTCAGCAACTTTATCGACAAAACAGGCTCCCACG GCTATGACATGTCTACGTTCATCAGACGTTACGGCCGCTACCTCAATGAGAGGGCCTTCGCCTATCGCCAGATGGCTTTCGACTTCACCAAAGTCAAGAAGGG TGCTGAAGGGGTGATGAGGACAATGGCTCCAGACAAGCTGTTAAAAGGCATGCCCGTCCTGCAGACCCAGATCGACACACTGCTGGAGTTTGAT gtcCACCCCAAGGAGCTGAATAACCCTATCATCAACGCAGCGTTCCTGCTGCTCTTCAAGGATCTGGTCAAGCTGTTTGCCTCCTACAACGATGGGGTCATTAATCTATTAG AGAAATACTTTAAGATGAAGAAGAGCGACTGCAAGGAGGCCTTGGAGATCTATAAGAGGTTCCTGACCAGGGTCACCAAGATCGGAGAGTTCATGAAGCTCGCTGAG ACAGTCGGTGTCGAAAAAAATGACATTCCAGACATCAACTAT GCTCCCAGTAGCATCCTGGAGTCTCTGGAGACACACATGAACAGCTTGGAGGGGAAGAAGGG TGAAGG GTCTCCAACAAAG GGGTCCCCCACCAATAACGTGTCCCCGACCTCCACCCCCGCCAAATCTGCAGCCGCCGTGCCCACCCTAGTGCCGCCACCCGAAGAAGCCACTGA ttctctgttGGATCTggaccctctgtcctcctctggtcCGTCAGCAGGAGCCTCAGCAGCCCCTATGTCCTGGGGAG ACCTCCTTGGATCAG AAATGGGCGAGTCCATGCTTCCTGACCCCACCCTCGCTGTAGACACCGCTCCCTCTCCCGCGGGGGTAACGCCCACCCCTGTAGCCGCAGAGCCAGGAGTCACTCTGGCTCCTCCCCCTAGTGCGGCCGCCACCACCTCCCCCGGTGCGACGAATATGGATCTGCTGGGAG ATGCGTTTTCGACCCCTGCTCCCGCCTCTGATGCCTCTGCTGCTGCCGAGGGCGGGGCTCCGGCCTCCACGCCAACCCCAGCTGCCGACGCTGCAGCCG ACCCCTTTGCCCCCACTGGTAGCAGCTCAAATGCAGTAGGCCCAGGGCTGGACCTGTTTGCCATGATGCCAATGGAGAacaactgctttaactcagtggcgccccctcctgcccCCTCATCCACCATCGCAGCACCCATCCCCCCTACCACCCTATCGACAGACCTCTTCAGTG CTATGTTTGATTCAATGCCAGATCCAAGCTTCACCAAAGCAGACCCTGCCCCCAGTGTTGACATGTTTGGAGCAG CAGATGCATTCTCCTCCCCtgcccccttcctctcctcagaCCCCCCAACGGACAAGGGGGCGATCATGGACATGTTTGGGG ACTCCACCGGTGGAGAAGCCCAACCTGCTGCACCTGCAGCTGCCTCTGGTGCTGAGCTGATGGCAG CGTTTGATGGTCTAGGGGATGTGTTGATGCCTGCTATGACGCCCCAGACTGGGGCCGCCTCGTCTCCAGTTAAACATATGGGAGGGGACCTCGACGCCACCATGGCTAGCATGGCTAGCA aTCTGGGAATGGGGAGCCAAAAAAC GGGGGAGAACACGATGGGAAGTGGAGGCTGGTCAACTCCTCAG ggtggGGCGGCCGGCGCTGGAGCTCCCATGATGCCCATGGTTAGGCCAGGCTTTGGAGCCCCTGCAGCCCCAGGAGCAccg ATGGGATCGCCAGGGATGGCCGGGAGCCCGAGGAGGCCTCCGCCCCCCAAGAATGCCCTGGATGACCTCAACATCAAGGACTTCATGTAA
- the ap180 gene encoding clathrin coat assembly protein AP180 isoform X4 encodes MSGQTLTDRIAAAQYQLTGSEVSRAVCKATTHEVMAPKKKHLEYLISATNATNVNIPQMADTLFERATNASWIVVFKALVTTHHMCVHGNERFIQYLASRTALFNLSNFIDKTGSHGYDMSTFIRRYGRYLNERAFAYRQMAFDFTKVKKGAEGVMRTMAPDKLLKGMPVLQTQIDTLLEFDVHPKELNNPIINAAFLLLFKDLVKLFASYNDGVINLLEKYFKMKKSDCKEALEIYKRFLTRVTKIGEFMKLAETVGVEKNDIPDINYAPSSILESLETHMNSLEGKKGEGSPTKGSPTNNVSPTSTPAKSAAAVPTLVPPPEEATDSLLDLDPLSSSGPSAGASAAPMSWGDLLGSEMGESMLPDPTLAVDTAPSPAGVTPTPVAAEPGVTLAPPPSAAATTSPGATNMDLLGDAFSTPAPASDASAAAEGGAPASTPTPAADAAADPFAPTGSSSNAVGPGLDLFAMMPMENNCFNSVAPPPAPSSTIAAPIPPTTLSTDLFSAMFDSMPDPSFTKADPAPSVDMFGAADAFSSPAPFLSSDPPTDKGAIMDMFGDSTGGEAQPAAPAAASGAELMAAFDGLGDVLMPAMTPQTGAASSPVKHMGGDLDATMASMASNLGMGSQKTGENTMGSGGWSTPQVAPPSWGAPMGGAAGAGAPMMPMVRPGFGAPAAPGAPMGSPGMAGSPRRPPPPKNALDDLNIKDFM; translated from the exons ATGTCGGGGCAGACGCTCACGGATCGTATTGCCGCTGCGCAGTACCAGTTGACGGGATCAGAGGTGTCTCGCGCCGTCTGCAAAGCCACCACTCACGAGGTGATGGCGCCCAAGAAAAAGCACCTGGAAT ATCTGATATCGGCCACCAATGCGACCAACGTGAACATCCCTCAGATGGCCGACACTCTGTTTGAGAGGGCCACCAACGCCAGCTGGATTGTCGTCTTCAAGGCCCTAGTCACCACACACCACATGTGTGTCCATGGAAACGAG AGGTTCATCCAGTACCTGGCCTCCAGGACCGCTCTGTTCAACCTCAGCAACTTTATCGACAAAACAGGCTCCCACG GCTATGACATGTCTACGTTCATCAGACGTTACGGCCGCTACCTCAATGAGAGGGCCTTCGCCTATCGCCAGATGGCTTTCGACTTCACCAAAGTCAAGAAGGG TGCTGAAGGGGTGATGAGGACAATGGCTCCAGACAAGCTGTTAAAAGGCATGCCCGTCCTGCAGACCCAGATCGACACACTGCTGGAGTTTGAT gtcCACCCCAAGGAGCTGAATAACCCTATCATCAACGCAGCGTTCCTGCTGCTCTTCAAGGATCTGGTCAAGCTGTTTGCCTCCTACAACGATGGGGTCATTAATCTATTAG AGAAATACTTTAAGATGAAGAAGAGCGACTGCAAGGAGGCCTTGGAGATCTATAAGAGGTTCCTGACCAGGGTCACCAAGATCGGAGAGTTCATGAAGCTCGCTGAG ACAGTCGGTGTCGAAAAAAATGACATTCCAGACATCAACTAT GCTCCCAGTAGCATCCTGGAGTCTCTGGAGACACACATGAACAGCTTGGAGGGGAAGAAGGG TGAAGG GTCTCCAACAAAG GGGTCCCCCACCAATAACGTGTCCCCGACCTCCACCCCCGCCAAATCTGCAGCCGCCGTGCCCACCCTAGTGCCGCCACCCGAAGAAGCCACTGA ttctctgttGGATCTggaccctctgtcctcctctggtcCGTCAGCAGGAGCCTCAGCAGCCCCTATGTCCTGGGGAG ACCTCCTTGGATCAG AAATGGGCGAGTCCATGCTTCCTGACCCCACCCTCGCTGTAGACACCGCTCCCTCTCCCGCGGGGGTAACGCCCACCCCTGTAGCCGCAGAGCCAGGAGTCACTCTGGCTCCTCCCCCTAGTGCGGCCGCCACCACCTCCCCCGGTGCGACGAATATGGATCTGCTGGGAG ATGCGTTTTCGACCCCTGCTCCCGCCTCTGATGCCTCTGCTGCTGCCGAGGGCGGGGCTCCGGCCTCCACGCCAACCCCAGCTGCCGACGCTGCAGCCG ACCCCTTTGCCCCCACTGGTAGCAGCTCAAATGCAGTAGGCCCAGGGCTGGACCTGTTTGCCATGATGCCAATGGAGAacaactgctttaactcagtggcgccccctcctgcccCCTCATCCACCATCGCAGCACCCATCCCCCCTACCACCCTATCGACAGACCTCTTCAGTG CTATGTTTGATTCAATGCCAGATCCAAGCTTCACCAAAGCAGACCCTGCCCCCAGTGTTGACATGTTTGGAGCAG CAGATGCATTCTCCTCCCCtgcccccttcctctcctcagaCCCCCCAACGGACAAGGGGGCGATCATGGACATGTTTGGGG ACTCCACCGGTGGAGAAGCCCAACCTGCTGCACCTGCAGCTGCCTCTGGTGCTGAGCTGATGGCAG CGTTTGATGGTCTAGGGGATGTGTTGATGCCTGCTATGACGCCCCAGACTGGGGCCGCCTCGTCTCCAGTTAAACATATGGGAGGGGACCTCGACGCCACCATGGCTAGCATGGCTAGCA aTCTGGGAATGGGGAGCCAAAAAAC GGGGGAGAACACGATGGGAAGTGGAGGCTGGTCAACTCCTCAGGTAGCTCCTCCCAGTTGGGGCGCTCCCATG ggtggGGCGGCCGGCGCTGGAGCTCCCATGATGCCCATGGTTAGGCCAGGCTTTGGAGCCCCTGCAGCCCCAGGAGCAccg ATGGGATCGCCAGGGATGGCCGGGAGCCCGAGGAGGCCTCCGCCCCCCAAGAATGCCCTGGATGACCTCAACATCAAGGACTTCATGTAA